AATGCGACCAGTTTTAGACCAGTTTAGAAATTTGGAAAAtagtcataaaaaaaaacaagtacgaATTTACTTTTGAACCTGTGACTATAGTTGGGAGGTTAAAACTACCCATCAATCCAATAGTGAAATAAATATAGTTTGGTATTCAGCAGAAACATAAAATATCTTCAAACGATAACacaaaacttagaaataaaagaaaagtggaaaaattcactgtcgcGAGCGAGACTCGAACTCGCGCGTCTGAATCCCTAGCCCATCGCGCtgtcaactgagctaccgagactttATTCGATGAAagtgaatatttccaccatatcacTCATATGCTCCTCATGTTTGTTTGAAATGATGTTATACTCGTACCTAGGCTGGTCATATTTgccgtataataatatatctaagTGTGCTCTACAAAGGGTTAAATAACATAAGACTGGTTTGCTAAAGCAATTGACTCCTGTGCTAGAGCAGAGACAAGCCTGATTTAACATAGCCTGATATAATTAAGGTACATGTGTCTGTGTGAGTCGGTGTCAATGTTATCGCTGAATTATATAGTAGATGGAGTAAATTCGATTTGTTTAAGTGACAACCGACATGCCGAACAGCCGTGATATAAAGGTAAGATTTGGATGgaaactgcagctgcattactgttgcggcgttaTTGCAGCGGCCTCGACACAGCTACAACTGTAAATTTCCTTCATAAAATGAATGGCGTTCGCCGCCGCATTCCTGTCACGATTCGaacgttcaatccgtcactcCTAGGTAATTGACAGTCACGTGACGGCCCCGCGTCAAGGCTGCAGCAGCAACattgcaacagtaatgcagctgcagttgccaccCAAACGTCACCTTTAGAAAAGTCTATCAATTGCTTACCGTATACTTACGGTATCAATAATGATTACTCAGCAGGTTgcaacttcactacatagtataaaacaaagtcgcttcccgctgtctgtccctatgtatgcttagatctttaaaactacgcaacggattttgatgcggtttttttcatagatagagtgattcaagtggaaggtttatgtataatctgttaacccgtgcaaagccggggcgggtcgctagttaataataaaaggcgtcatcttcctcgtgttgtcccggcattttgccacggctcatgggagcctggggtccgcttggcaagtaatcctagtaattggcgtgggcactagtttttaccaaAGCGactagggtaaactagggccgtattgggattagtccggtttcctcacgatgttttccttcaccgaaaagcgactggtaaataattatcaaatgatatttcgtacataagttccgaaaaaatcattggtacgagccagggttcgaacccgcgacctccggattgcaagtcgcacactcttaccgctaggccaccagcgtttCCTTAATAATAAAAGGCGTATTTGAACTTAAATATTCGGTTTGGACTAACCTATCCTATCCTATCCTATCCTAGGCTAGATATTTTATATAGATACCGAAGAATTTAGCGCTTTAGTCATAAACTCGCTGGTATAACGCACTGACGTCGGTATAACTTGTGTGAACTTTGAAAACTGCGCAGTAGTTTTAGCAGAAATCTAATCATAGCCGGAAAACCACTTTGACATGCTTCTGgatttagttatttaatttagtCCTGTTTCTAGCCGAATCCAATCATTCGTTTAACTATTATGGGAGTTTTGTTGTTTACGAGTATAATGATTAATGACTCTGTCACTGTTAAGTCCGTGCAGAGAGAATGAGACAGAGAACCGACTCTGGGACATATACTTTGACTACTGTTGTTATGTTTAACGTCCTTATTTTAGTCTGGTGTATTTTAATACACAAAAGAGaatcattttaatttaaatatacaataagacaaaaaataggtatatacgCACGTAGAAGAGTTCACTTCAACCAAATAATTATTTAGAATAATCCCAGCGGCTAATCCAAAATTTATCTGATTTCTATTATAtttcaatgttaaaataaagaCCCTGTATCAAACAATACGTTCCCAAAACACATCTATCCAGCTCAGCGATGCGTAAAGACACGTTAAAACAATTCGGTTAATTGAAAACCCATGTTGCGCGTACTGGAGGCCGAATCGAATTTTATAAATCTCAACTCAACATACTATTATTGATATGATACGAATTTGACTGCTCGGTGCATCGGACTTTTGCTTTTTTTGCGCATTAGAGGAAGctaaataatacatttgaatTATAAAACTGGTGGCTCTGTCTGGGCGGCAGCCCTGGCGATAAacttaaaatagaaaaatattttaaataattttacgagTCATTATAGTAAGTTTGAATCAGCTTATTGTACTGCAAGTCATGTGCAAACTTAGGTATCCtaatatatttataacaaatcAAGTTAAGATTGTTATCCCTCGAATACCTGGATTATAATTCCGATGTTTATCCACTCATATTACTCAGAGTTTGACCAATCTCATTGTTTTCAGGGATCCAGTAAAATTGTGGCCGCATGTTTTGTGTAATCCCAAATGGACTTTAATTACCTATAGATAGTGGCTCTTTTTAATTTCGGATAGCAACTGTAGCTGCATTATTGTTCCGATATTACTGAGGACACCTAGCCCCTTCGGTGTTGCCGCGACATATAACACAgtcataacaaaaaaaaaaagcggccaagtgcgagtcggactcgcccatgaagggttccgtatttaggcgatttatgacgtataaaaaaaaactacttactagatctcgttcaaaccaattttcggtggaagtttacatggtaatgtacatcatatattttttttagttttatcattctcttattttagaagttacaggggggggggacacacattttaccactttggaagtgtctctcgcgcaaactattcagtttaaaaaaaaatgatgttagaaacctcaatatcatttttgaagacctatccatagataccccacacgtatgggtttgatgaaaaaaaaaattttgagtttcagttcgaagtatggggaaccccaaaaatttattgttttttttctatttttgtgtgaaaatcttaatgcggttcacagaatacatctacttaccaagtttcaacagtatagttcttatagtttcggggaaaagtggctgtgacatacggacggacagacagacggacagacggacagacggacagacagacagacagacatgacgaatctataagggttccgtttttttgccatttggctacggaaccctaaaaatgaatttgAGAGTTTTTTATTCTCTTTATATTCATCATCCTTCTTAGGCTtgggtttttataatataaatataaaagtaaaatataaaaacacttacaaaacaataaaaaaatacatataaacacattataaaaaaacctaacctaggatgccgccggcagcgggacAAGCTACCGGTGcacggtggtcagggctgcagagagaggaaccggcggactatccgcgccgtgtccaagatcaccgccttctgcatctggcccttgatccaaccacctagcgagagtctcgcAAGATGTTGGTTGagagttttttattattattatacgacAGACTGGCAATTGACCCAAGGCacacctgtacggatatgatggtcgttcttgtctacgtgacagcgtgataaaacggtgtccgtcactttctttcccacggtgttaaacagtgacagttattttatcacgtggataaagatggataaagctatccataataggctggctgatggtATGTGAATGCAGTGGATAGTTTGACATTACTCGCAGCGCTTCTTGTTTGCACCAATATATGAGTGACATCCACTGGGCATGGAATCAAAATTTGATCCTAAAagaacataaaattaaataattacaattgcTAAAGTTCGAATAGGCCTAGTGCCTTGTCAAATCTGGAACAAGTTATTAGTTTCGGGCTTTGCCTAAGACCACTTGTCAACCTGAGGTTTGACCAGACAAATCTACGAATGTCGGGGTCTGACTACAACATTTATTTACTTTGTGCTGTAGGGCTGATACGACCTCGATTGTAAGCGTAGAATAATTACGCAACTGTGACAACTCTCCGGGCGGAAgagtaaatacaattattagATTATTACATTTGCCTGTACAATTCCGCTTATACAAAAATAGACTCTAACTCGATTGGAGAAGATTGTTATTCACTTGGCATATGATATGATCgagattataataattattatttgccaAGGGATGAGGGTTTGACATTTAATTCTTCCCTGCTTATTTTATAGTAGAGTTCGCCTGAGGGAAGAAGTTAGATAATTTATGAAACATTTTGTAGGAAAATGATTGCTCTATTAGATGAAAATATGATATGATACGATTTATTTATCTTACAATATTAACCATTCATCATGCATTGTTGATTTTTATGCTTTTATACCATTTTCAaagaaatgtaggtatttaaaatttaatctacTACAAAATGGCCTGATAAGACATACCTATTAatagtttcattttgaaagctTTGACCCTAAAGTTACTAAAATAATTTTTCTGGGTGACAAATAGTAAGAAGAGCGAACTGCGTTAATTCGAACAAAGCTTTGGACAAAATTCCCACAAAAAGCAACTGATTTTTAGGAAAGCCGAAACAAAAAGGATTCACGTGAAATAGATAGCTGGCACAAAAGAAACATCATTATTAAcgaaacctaaataaaaaaattcaaggTTACGTCGTACcgataatgaaaatattttcctCTACCAAAACCCGGTCTATCAAATAAAATCTCAAATAAGTTCCAAATACAACCCACACAAAATTCATTTATCATTAATTTCAGTTTTAATAAATCCCCGTATACATGTTGCTTTGTTCGTCGCGGTCTCGATACGCAGTCGCGCGTGACGACCAGCAGATACCGGCATTTCTGTACAGTTTAATAAAAGGTTCATTTCGACACGAGGCGACCGGTCCGCCCGTGTCGCCATTATGCAGGCAATATTGAAGAAGGGTTAATTTAATTTCGATTGGGATTTAAAGAATTCTGTTTTAATTTTCACGCCGGTTTATGTTTGCGAAATGTAAATCTCATTAGGCATATCTCTCGCAGTAATTGGTGCGATTGGTGCAACtttaacatatttaaaaaaccggccaagtgcgagccggactcccgcacggagggttccgcagcatcaacaaaaaatatagcaaaacaagtaaaaaaaacaagcaaaaaaccggtcacccatccaagtactgaccccgcccgacgacgttgcttaacttcggtcaaaaatcacgtttgttgtatgggagccccacttaaatctttattttattctgtttttagtatttgttgttatagcggcaacagaaatacatcatctgtgaaaatttcaactgtctagctatcacggttcgtgagatacagcctgatgacagacggacggacggacggacggacggacagcggagtcttagtaatagggtcccgtttttaccctttggatacggaatcctaaaaaataaaatcgtcCACAAACGTTGTTTTGCGAGGTTTCATTTACTTTCGGGAACTTTTGCTGACTCTCAAGGGCATACAGAATCGGGATTTTACGTGTAACTCATATGTGCTACCTGTTTCTAGAGAGGCAAATGTCCATAATACTTAGCTGCTTGCATTTCATTGGATTTATTGATGAcgaacggcctgattcgaactctAAGGTGCGTCAAAAATACGTCATTGATCTATGTCAGTGTCGTATCTTTAgccaaatttttgacgtatcttaaagttcgaatcagaccGGAAATGAGATGATATAAAGTGACGGCGGTCCAATAGTTCGCCGTGGGATTGTCTATTTAGATTTCATGGGCTAGaatcctgccagcctattatggatagctttatccatttttatccacgtgataaaataactgtcactgtttaacacggtgggaaagaaagtgacagacaccgttttatcacgctgtcacgtagacaagaacgaccatcatatccgtactgaatcATAATGTCTGTCGAGGTCTACGTAGGTTTTGTATattctatatttttatattgtctaTGTGTATTtgtcatatttatattataactagcgacccgacccggcttcgcacgggtaaacaaattatacataaaccttcctcttgaatcactctatttatttaaaaaaagcgcatcaaaatccgttgcgtagttttaaagatctaagcatacatagggacagacagacagcgggaagcgactttgttttataccatgCTTTTGTTTAAGTATTATAAAGATATTGCTGAAAACCATGCACTAGTTTATTTTTGTACTCTGCCAGTCCTCTTCCATTATAGTGTCATTTATACAAGCTGAGGAATcagaaatgatgatgatgatgaccaaACAGATCAATGCTTTAACAATTTCATCATTTTTCTCAATAAGATTACCAACGTAAATATAAACTGAAAACTGTTATTACGCTGGAAATTaaatggttttcaacaaaaacgCGTCAATTCTCCATCAAAGAGCAAAATcctcaaacaaacaaacaaaataaacaaaaaatcctcaaagtaaaagtaaattgttactttatttaaaagtacctacgcAAAATTAAACCGGCCTGGAGTTTCAGGTGATTCTGTGAAAATGTGGTCTACCTGAAGAACTTTCGAACACCTCAATTGaaaaatacccgaatacatttTAACACATGAACCTTTGTAAATATACAGTTTCAAGAAAACAGTATCCTTACCACAAGTTTGACACTGTCATATTtgctagcgactgcgtaaactaGCTCGCAATGCACCTCCCTCTTACTCAAACTGACAGAATAtacacaaacataaaaaaaaaatcgtataaaAGTACCCctacctagtgtaaatttcattcgatagcgcgacgtgacgtacgcgtttgcgttggaattttgagtttccaaaacgtcccgcttggcgtgcTGTTCAAAATCAATTCTtcaatttacactaggggttcaggaAAATACTAAATATAACCTAATACTTTACGTATTTCGACGTTGGAAACTTGTATTCATCAAGATCAAAGGGAATCCAACAAAAGTGTTTTATGGTTGACGAAAAGGTGCTTGAGGTAACATTTTGGGCTATTGACCAGAAAATTTGCGTTGATTTTGCTCTCAGCTGCAGACGAGTGAAAGGTATGGAGCGGTATTGAGATTTTGAAAACTtaacttgtttttttattgatatgaTTGAAGCAAACAtgaaaatatcaaatgacacaGTGGTGTTTAATCCTTAGCCATAATCAGCGAgacacatatattataattatagtttgtcaaaggactgtctcatttcaaacatagacagagataatcatactatctttgtcttacactagtactagcacccaaaagaaaaggatgagtacctatagttttttgcTTTAACCCACTATATTAAAtttcttgtacagtcagcttcaATAGTAGCGAATGAAACAACGCTCAAAAAGTATCTGCCCTCCTGTATttattttccaaatagagatgTCGTGAGAATCGACAGTTGATGTTCTAAATTATACGTCACAGTAAATTCGATTGTCTAATTATTCTTAaaaatcaaacgaacttaccaaGTGAAGTTCGATGGTAATTATGTGAACAGCTTCATTCGACGCGATTTATTAGTGTTTACGTATTGTAGTAGCATTACCAAGCACTAGCCTTGCACGGTTTgttgaaagttttttttttttttttaacctggCAACAGTCGTTTTCCCCACCACCAATCCAACATGGTGCTGGTGCAGTCCGCCATTCCTCATTTTGTTTACAGCAATTTGTTTCATATTTATAGGGTAGGGATTTTTTATATTTGGGAGGGTATGCATAAATCGCGTCGAATGAAGCTGTTCACATAATTACCATCGAACTTCACttggtaagttcgtttgatttttaattatgtttcaCAGCTTCATTCTTTGCGATTTATTAGTGTTTACGTATTGTAGGATGTTCAGAGACaaataaatatgaaacaaaagggttaaaaaacaataataatcagtaaggtatgtattttttattccaTTTATTGAAACCATTAACATCGTAACAAGTACTTATGTTATTTTAGAATCAATGAcatatttattcttattcttaattattattacagGTTATTCGACGACAGAACAGACATCGCAAATTGATTGGGATCAACAATAATCTCTTTGTTGTAATATTTTGCGAATACAGAGGAGGAATCAGTCCAGCCTGCAGTTTTCCTAATTAAATCTAAGGAGACTCCAAGTTTATTAGCCGAAGTAGTAGCAGCGTGCCTCGTGCTATGGGCACTAAATATGGAGGTGTCTATTCCAGATAAGCTTAGAGTGTTTTTTATCCAGTGACTGAGTGTTTGTGGTGATAACTTATTATGCGGCCTTCTatgactaataaataaataatcgtgTTCTTTACGAAGTGTTGTTGTTTTATTGATGTACGCTTCAAGACACCTTGCTGGACAAATCTCTGGACGTGTGCCAAAATAGGGTAAACGTAAAATGGGCTGGTAGGAGTTTGGCTTTGTTGTTTTTATAGAATCTGGGATATGTATAGTTATATCGACAGGAGCGTTGACCTTGATATTACTTAGTTTTATTAAAGAGAGGGTTTGCACACGATGTGCTGTTACTAAGGCTAATAAAGTTAAAGACTTTTTACCTAGGATTTCTAAGCTTAGAGTTTCATTAGGCCATTTGTGTGACAAATAATTTAAGACAATATTAGGGTCCCATGTTACATTGTACCTGGGTTTTGAAGGTCTGAGCTTAAAAACACCTTTCATAAAACGTTTTattatttcatgattaacaatttCACCCAATATTAACGACAGAGCAGATTTGTAGCTGTTAATTGTACCATATTGTGCCCCGTTATCAAACACCTCTGTTAAGAAATCAACAATTTGAGGTACAGATGGATTTGTATAATCAACCCttttattgttacaataggATATCCACTTTTTAATACATCCGTCATATTGTTTATATGTAGAATCTGATAGGGAggctaacattatttttatgcaTCTAATCGATAGGGACTTTTTCAGTAATGCTTGCCTGAAAGCTTCGCGGCAACCAATTTGAGGGTCTTGTATAGGTTGTGACTCGTCCTGAAAggagatattaataatttaGCATTGGGTTCGAAAGTAATACATTCagaaacagttagttttttaaaTAACGGAAACCATGGTTGCATCGGCCAATATGGTACAACTACTATGCCCTCAGCTTTATCAGTTATTATTTTTTGCATTGTTTTAGCAAGTAACGCGAATGGTGGAAATgcgtaaaaatatttatctttcCAAGAGATCGTAAATGCATCTATAGCCCAAGCATCGGGATCATTTTTCCACGTTACATAAATAGGGCATTTAGCGTTGTGACGACTAGCAAACAAATCAACCTCTGGGTACCCGTAATTTGATGTTATTTCGTTAAATGCATAATCATTTAATTCCCATTCAATATCGTTAAACTTTTTACGCGACAGTGAATCTGCTTCATAATTCTCATTCGACTTAATGTAAgatgcaaaaataaatattttacgacATTCGCACCATTCCCAAATTTCTCTGGCAATCTTATTTAAATGTCTAAACTGTATGCTGCCCATTCTATTAATGCAGGAAATTGCAGTAACGTTATCTATGCGTAAAAGAATTCTACAGTCATTTAAGTTCCTTGCAAAACTTTTGAGTGCAAAGAAAGCAGCCTTGATTTCTAGTTCGTTAATGTGTAAATTAATTTCATCGTCTTTCCAATGGCCATAGGTTTTTTTATGGTCACAATAGGCACCCCAGCCAGTCGTAGACGCATCTgaaaatatttctaatttatATTCTTCTACGCATAGAGGAGTATAACCCTGATCTATGTTATTGAGCCACCAAAACATATCATTTTTTAATGCTGTGGGTATTCGTACACTTTGCTCGTAACTAGGATTATTTAATAGACATGAATACTTGAAATGCTCAAATTCCTTGGTGTAAAGCCACGAATATTGAATTGCTGGACATGCCGACACTAAAATACCTAGAAATCTTGCAAAGTCACGTAGTGTACACCTATGGATATTTAATAATGCCTGTAACTTTCCTTTAATTTTTATTCTTTTAGTATCAGGAAGTTTCATAATCATGTTTTGGGAGTCAAAGACAAAACCCAGGAATTTGCATTCCATTTTTGGGACCAAACAACTTTTATCGAAGTTTAATAAGAAACCAAGCCGTTCTAAAGTGTTTTTGGTTATGTTAACATTAGTTTTACATTCAGAGTATGAAGTGCCAATCAGAAAAATGTCATCCAAGTATATGACTGAGAGCAAACCTTGTGATCTTAAATATTCCATTACGGGTTTCATTAATTTAGTAAACACATACGGGCTGGAGCTTAAACCGAATGGTAAGGaattaaattcatataaaatattgttatacaCAAAACGCAAATACTTTCGATGAGATTCATGAACGGGTAGTAAAAAGTATGCATCCTTTAAATCTATACATGCCATGTAACAGTAATTGGTAATGAATTTAGAGGCGGTACGGTAATCCtccattttaaaatgttttgtatCTACGAacttatttaaacattttaaatttaatatgaagCGTTTGTCGCCATTCGGTTTTGGCACCAGGAAGACTGTGGATATAAATTCGTCATCAACGTGATCACACTTTGAAATCGCGTTGATGTCTAGTAATGATTTTATTGAATTTAGATAATCCTGATGCTCTTGGTCAGTTTTAGGGTAGACACGGGGGGTATCGGGGCGATGAGGCGTGGAAGTAAAGGGTATTAAATAACCCTTAAGCCAAGATAAAATGACTGGATCATCAGTTATTTTAGTCCATTCATTATAATAACACCGAAGTCTACCAGCGTACCGTACCTCGTAGTCTATCTCCGATAGTGGGTGGTGCGTCTCGGCGGCGGCGAGCGGGCTCGATTCGGCGCCGGCGCCCGGCGATCTCGGTACGAGTAGCTGCTCTGGTGGCTGCTGGGCTGGTAGCGCTGAGGTGCGCGAGGTGCGCGAGCTGTGCGCGCCGTGCTGGCGCCTGGCTTGTTGTCCGTCCTGCGATACGGCTTGAAGTTTAAATGACCCTTGtttgcaataaaattatttttgttaaaaaccgacttttgttgttgttttaatGACTCCCCGGTCTTTTGGATGCTTTTGGCTACCTTTAATTTCTCGCTCACGTTTTCGCCAAACAAAAATTGATCTCTCTGTGTTTCAACCAACGTTTCTTTAAGAGCAGCATCAGTTGCGGTTAAGACGAAGTGGCGTCTCGTCGCTGTTTCGCTGTGATGGCTATCGCACAGAATTCGACATGCGTCACTCAGGGGCTTAAGAAGTTTTTGCTTATTATTCtctcctgaaattataaattcTGTAAGAGAGGCCAGGGCAGCAAGGGCCACGCCCACTTGATTTTGCTTTTGCATAATACAGAAGTCACGTTTTACCGAGCCGTCTGACAAAGCAGCTTTTGCTTCGGGGTTTAGTTTGGGGGCTAAAAGCATGTCACAGTTTTTAGGGATCACATACTGTTTTAACAGTTTTTCTTTCGTCTCTTTGTCTAAACCCTTTAAAAGTATCTCTTGCCATCGATTGGCAATGTCCTTGTGCATAGGTGGCCCAAATTGATGGTCACTTTTTGGGGCGTCACCCAGTAATGACAAAATCTCGTCGTCGAGTTGTTGTTCTTCCGGATTAGGTACTTCGGTCTCGGTGTCAGTTTGAGCTGGCGTCGGCTGCTCCGGGGGCGACGGCATGTCCTGCGgcgagcgcggcggcggcggcgacacGGCACGTGGTGACGTGACACGAGGTGAGTTTGGCGAGGTCTCGCAGTGGACCATGGCCACTGTAATTTCTTTGCGTGCCGCAACTTGATTTGCGTCGTCTGGAATAATGAAAAGGTTTTAATTAGTGACAGTACCTGCCCTGCTAGCAGTAACGTATCACATACATCGTGACGAAGACAACCCGGTTTGGTTGCTCGCATCACTAATCCATCATAATAGCTTACCGTCTGATTCTGCAGAAGAATCGGATGATGAGTATATAATTCGACGCCTAGCGGGTTTTTTCGCCAATTTATTTTccaatttttgtatttttcttcGTATCTCGTCGTCTCGGAGGTCTTCCTTCCTCTTGCCCATGTTGAAAGATTTTGTGCGGACTTGGGACACGTGCGAAGGCTTGCGCACGGAAATACAGAATGAGGAATGGCGGACTGCACCAGCACCATGTTGGATTGGTGGTGGGGAAAACGACTGTTGccaggttaaaaaaaaaaaaaaaactttcaacAAACCGTGCAAGGCTAGTGCTTGGTAATGCTACTACAATACGTAAACACTAATAAATCGCAAAGAATGAAGCTGTGAAACATAATACATAGCGGGACTCTTAGAGGATTGTAGATACTAGCGTttgtataacactttaaactctcgcgttttgtatacatatttaactatacgaacgggtctaccgcgatataatttcatcgtttttacctttaattccgacgtttcagctgagttgcatcagctgtggtcacggaaagactgacgtcccagcaaaatgtaaatcatcatcatcatcatcatcatcatatatttatttgtaaacataggtTTTCATAGATCACACAATTGTATAAATGTTTAGCCATAGGGCATACAAATATTGATCAGATGGTGCAtgcatatttacaaacttaatgtataaaaaaatatagtttacATTCtcacatatacctacttaactaataTTCTGAATCAGACAGGTATTCTTCGATCGAGTAGTACGCTTTCCTAactaaaaatttaaacagaGAATAGTCCTATGTCATCTAATTTAGTAATATCGTCTGGCAGTTTGTTATAAAGTTTAGGGGCCATTCCGAAAATACTTTTGGCCATAAAAAccttttttattgaatttgtataaattttgttatgtcaacggagatataagTAAAAATTTAAACAACACTGAACTACTCCATGTTTATGTATGTtggatattgtgagtgttgcgtgtcgtgccgtagacaataaacattaaactttaatGGGTAGTTGCAATTACTTTCTTTGTC
The window above is part of the Cydia amplana chromosome 18, ilCydAmpl1.1, whole genome shotgun sequence genome. Proteins encoded here:
- the LOC134656446 gene encoding uncharacterized protein LOC134656446, producing MGKRKEDLRDDEIRRKIQKLENKLAKKPARRRIIYSSSDSSAESDDDANQVAARKEITVAMVHCETSPNSPRVTSPRAVSPPPPRSPQDMPSPPEQPTPAQTDTETEVPNPEEQQLDDEILSLLGDAPKSDHQFGPPMHKDIANRWQEILLKGLDKETKEKLLKQYVIPKNCDMLLAPKLNPEAKAALSDGSVKRDFCIMQKQNQVGVALAALASLTEFIISGENNKQKLLKPLSDACRILCDSHHSETATRRHFVLTATDAALKETLVETQRDQFLFGENVSEKLKVAKSIQKTGESLKQQQKSVFNKNNFIANKGHLNFKPYRRTDNKPGASTARTARAPRAPQRYQPSSHQSSYSYRDRRAPAPNRARSPPPRRTTHYRR